Proteins encoded by one window of Arachis ipaensis cultivar K30076 chromosome B04, Araip1.1, whole genome shotgun sequence:
- the LOC107636259 gene encoding caffeoylshikimate esterase-like translates to MVAPATPATVTGTLVLGHGFTGKSSWFLQLTAIYFAKAGFATCTIDHQGHGFSDSLIAHIPDINPVVDDCITFFDEFFSRFDPSLPSFLYSESLGGAIALLITLRCRDSPENVSSVNRA, encoded by the coding sequence ATGGTGGCTCCCGCTACCCCCGCAACCGTCACCGGAACCCTCGTCCTCGGTCACGGATTTACTGGCAAATCCAGCTGGTTCCTCCAGCTCACCGCCATCTACTTTGCCAAGGCCGGATTCGCCACCTGCACCATTGACCATCAGGGCCACGGCTTCTCTGACAGCCTCATCGCCCACATCCCTGACATCAACCCCGTCGTCGATGACTGCATTACCTTCTTCGACGAATTCTTCTCTCGCTTCGATCCTTCTCTTCCTTCCTTCCTCTATTCCGAATCCCTCGGCGGCGCAATCGCGCTATTAATCACTCTCCGCTGCCGTGACTCGCCAGAAAATGTCTCATCTGTGAACCGAGCGTGA